The window GGACATCTACAAGAAGTTTCTGTACAGGATGACCAAGTTATCCGAGTTCCTCAAAGTCGCCGAGGTACGCCACGGGCCGCCGCGGCTCCGTTTTTAGCGCCGGGCTTCTCCGAGACAGGCGCGTGACCTCAATCAGACCCGAGTTTTTACTCTTCTAGATATTTCGGCTGCTTGGGAGGGGGCGCCCGCTCGAGTAGGAGGCCCGATGGTGATTGGTTTATTAGCCCTCGCCCGGTGTCATTTTTGAGTCAGTCCGCTTTTCTGTCAGTCCTCGCGGTGTCCGTCTGAGTCCTTTTGATTGCATTTAGTTttgaaatttgtatttattttttataaatgtgggATTCATGCTCACACCTTCTTCATCCTCCACCCCGCATCCGTCACTTCCGCCGACCTACGTGTGACGTCACCGATTTTGTCGATCCTCGCTGTGTTTTTGTGTTAGCGCATGCCGTGACAATGCCCGCCACCCGCACTTCCTCTCTtttttgatttgtttgttttcaaccgCAGGAAGTGGGAATAGATCAGGGTGACATCCCCGATCTCTCGCAGGTCAGTATACATCTCACctcctctctctttgtctctttgTCCCTTTTTGTCCTTTTGTCCCTTTCTGTCCATTCACGCAGCCAAAGCTAGCCCTTGATTTTCTCACGCTCCACTCACTCTTTTGGTTTGGAACTTTGGACGCTCACGCCGCCCGCCGTTGACGTGGGGAGGAAGAACCTGGCTTTCTTTCAAATGCCTTACTatcccccctcccctccctgcTTCCTCCCGGGGTCCTCTTTAGGAAGCGTACTACTGTCTCGCCCGCCGCAATCTGCCCCAAAGACAAAACGCTTCCAGATGCGGCGCGCATTCTTGCGGACGGTGACGTTGCGGTATTTTCACTGCGGAGGAAATGGCTGGATTTCCGCCGAGGACGGAGCGGAGCCGCCTGGCCGCCCGGCCGTCCTCGTTTTCTGACCCGACTCGCCGGTGGAAACGGGACTCGAACGCGTCGAGCCGTCGGCGCTTTCCAAACGGGTCGTTGGCCGTGCGGACGCCTGGTCTTTTTTGAAGCGTGATCCCTTTTGAATTGCCGCGCTCCCAATTGAAAAATGATCGGACGTCTGCTGGTGCCTAAACGAAGACTTGTAGTGAAAATGTGGCAGAAAGCAACTGCATGACTTTTGACCTTTTCCCGCTGCCTTTGGAGCGCTCCTCTGCTAACCTTGTCAATGTTTGCTGCATGTCGCCGCGGCTAACTTTTACCGCCACTGACAAAGAGACCGTCGGATACTAACGCGTGCGTGTCCCTCCTGCCTTTTGTGTCCCAAGGCCCCCAGCAGCCTCCTGGAGGCTCTGGAGCAGCACCTGGCCTCCCTGGAGGGCAAGAAGACCAAGGAGCTGAATGCGGACGCCAGGTAAAGAGAGCCGAGATCAGCGCCGCTCGCTTTCCGCCCTCGCCGCTCAATTTCTGCGCCGCTCTGTTCTGGCAGGGCGTCCACCTTGTCCAGCGCCGTCTCCTGCCTGGCCTTCGCCGACGTGTCCTTCGCCCGCATGGACGAGAAGGAGAAGCGGTTGGCTCTGGAGGAGGAGCAGGCCAGGTTGCAGGCTCTCAAGGTGAGCGCCGATGCCCGCCTCCAAAAAGGCCCTCCGTGGcgccactgagccaaaatgtccGCTCACTCGCTTTGGCAAGACCAGCGTTTGAAGGAGATGGGCGCAAAACCCATGGCGTCCGCGATCCCCGGCGACCCATGCGTAGGCGCGCCAACGCCCGAGCTGTTCGGGTCCTCGCTCTCGGCCAACAGGTGAGCTAGAATGGGCTCGCTACCGGCCATTTTGCAGCATTTTTCCTAACCTCCGTGCCCCTTTTGTCGCGCACCCCCAACAGCGACCTGTTTGATCTCCAGCCGGCCTTCGTCCCCGCCGTGTCCTCCGCCGACAGTGCCTGGGCGGGTACGTACGCCGCGGACTTTGACTTGTCGCTCCGCGCCGGCCGTGTCGACCTGAGCCGCCACAAACCGTTGTTGGCAAAATtctgttcattcgctgccaccctcccactccaaacggattggacgtccatacTAGCGATCACCTTGGGAGTTTCTCAAGGACACCacacgtcgacaaaagttgaaaaTAGAGGAATGTTCCTCCAGGTCAGGCGGGTTCTAAAAAGTGCTTTCCGTCTATGtataaaagtttgtttttttagctatTGATGCACTTAGCACACAATAAAACCGTATCGTATTAGGAGCGAGCTATCGAATGAAATTTGAAGTCTGGTAGGCTTATTGGTCCGAAAGGACCATTAAAGGGTCAGAGTGGAAAGAATGTACATTTAGATTTAGCGCTTTGGGCTCCAAAAGGTAAATAACGGAAGTACACGCGTACCGTCCCTCAGGACCGGAGAGACGGCCTTGGGAACAGAAGGTCCCCGCCATGACTGTAGATTTCGATGCCGCCTTTGGGAATAAAGGCGCTCCTGCTAACAACGGAACGCAGCCAGCAGCCGGTAAAGCCTTCCCCCGCCCACTATCCTCCCGTCCGCCGTCCGGGCCGGAAGCCGAAACCGAAGCCTCCCAGGCTTTGCGGACTTTCCGTTAACTCTTGCCAATTCTGCCTGCTGCAAACTTGGCGGGGGGCTTTGCCAGATGACTCGCTCGCGCGTTCGTATGCCGACTGGACGGCTCGTCCTAGCTCTGTCGCTAACATCGCTGCCTTGGCTCTCGGGGAAAACGTCAGTACTTTCTGTCTGCTCCTTTTAACGCTATTTTCTGTCCTTCCCTTCGAAAGGCGATTTGAACATTTAGTGGCGCACGGCGCCCCTCCTCCTTGACTTCCCCTTCCAATGTGCTTAAGCTAGCACTCTGGATGTCTTGTGTCAGCACCGCTGTCAAAGCTACAAAGCACTTCCCAACTGGATACTAGCGTCCCTCCCCCCTCCCTGTTGGGCTCCCTCCGTGTTTCACGAGGTCAACGTGGTCATCTCGCAGCCTGTTTTGGCAATTTgcacacttttttcccccccgtccTCCGCCGAGCGTAGGGAAACGGCTCCTGGCTCGTAGCGGCGGTAGGCGAGGCCAAATGATCGCTCTCAAAAAACTTTGAGTCCCACAGCTAATCGATCTCTCAGCCACTGTTTGGATCGTCTTCCGCCTCCAAAGCGAGCACGCCTTCCGTCTCAAATGTTTTGGATCTTCCCCGCGGCCATCTAACCTTTCTCGGCGCGTGTTGACTTAGCATCTCTGGACTAGATAGTTTGTGTTTCCACCGCAGGTTTCGACACCCTGCTGAAACCGACGGTTCCCATCCACGCGGCGGCCCACGCTCTCCCGCCTCAAATGGTCTTCCAGTCCGGAGGAAAGCTGCTGGCAAACGACCTGGACTCCTCCCTGGCCAACCTCGTGGGCAGTGAGTCAAACGAGAAACgttcaaacttttttcctgCCGCACCCGTGCCATTTTTCTGTCGCGTGGTttgggccggccggccggcagcGTGCCATTTTTCTGTTATTACCGTGCCGCTCGCTCCGGTGTCAGTGTTTAGAAGGTTTGAAATCCAGCCGGTCGGTATTCATTTGCGCTATGGTTGCAACACGAGCGCTATTTGAAGATAACCGGGGTatctcccctccctccctctctccctccctcgtcTCTTCTCAGATCTGCAGTTTGGCGGAATCCTGTCGAAAAAGTACGTCCCTTTTTGAGACGTTAGCTGGGAATCCTTTGGAATTTGGAAGACGCGCAACAAAGTGTTTATTTTGCGACTTCCCTCCCGCAGGCCGGAGATGCAGTGGAACCAGCAGGGGGAGAAGAAGCTGACTGGGGGCCACAACTGGCAGAACAAAACCATGTCCACCACCCAGTGGGGCCCGGCCCCCGTGGTTCCGGCGCCCGTGGCCGTGGCCATGCCCGTGCCACACGTGGTactgtgctttttttccccctccatttCCCGCTCCGTTTTGACCTTGTGTTGTTTTGCTGTGCCTTCCtcttttgacttttatttttctaacCTCTGTCATGGCTCATTTGTCTTTTGGATTTTCTTCCTTGGCATCTTTGTCTACTCAtctctttttgtcttttgtccCTTTTTTCCTGTTGCACCCCCCCCCCATGCAGAACGGAATGTTTTATGCTAGCTACGTAAGTACCACCAGGCAAACCTCATTCGTGCTACAAAATTCCAGAAACGGGGGGCCAAAAAGCTTCGAAACTACGTCTGGGCATATGGAATGAAAATTTAGCTAGATTTAGCTAGACTAGCATGAATCTTATTtgctacaatgttttttttttaaatgatccacAGTAAAGAGAACAATTGAATAGAATTTATGACCGGCCTACGCCTATGAGCTAAATTCCCTCGAGGGCAGGCTGGTATTTTggcattgttctttttttgggaTTGACTAACGGCGAATCCTTTCCTCTCCTTTCCCTCCAAGGCTCCCGCACCCCTGGCTTTCCCCATGACAACGCCGCCGCAAGTGCCTGTGTACGGAATGGTGAGGCTAGCAACCGCATTTTCACGCCCGTCCAGTCCACATTTTAGCAAGTGGCTAGCAaagggtttttttgtttgtttgttttttaacggTGGACCGTTCCCACGGTATTTCGTAGGTGCCCCCCCAGGTAGCCGTCATGGCCCCTCAGCCCATGATGTACAACCAGCCCGTCCTCAGAGCCACCAACCCCTTCGCGGCCGCCGTGCCCGGAGCGCAGGTGAGAACgcacgacgacggcggcgtccTCTGGAGCGCTGGAACCTTGGCGTGATGTGTGATCTCTTGCGTCCATCTCCGTTCAGATGCAGTTTATGTAGTCGGTCGGTGGGTGAGGCAGGCAGCCCAGCGCCAAAAAGCCACcaagagagcgagcgagtgagcggCTATAGGATCCAGCTTGGAGGACGCAAAGACTCGAGAAGCTATTTGCTGCCACATGAGCTTTATTTCACACTGGTGCtattccgtccgtccgtcccctcGCGGCCAATGCGTTTTGGTTTCCTCGCGTGCTGGCGTATgtggtgatttattttttattttttcggtCCGCCAGGAACGGGGGCTGACCGTGCCATCCAATCCATCTTTTTCTTTGTAGCCCGGAGTGTATTTACACCctgaatttgacaaaaaaaacaccagtaagatgtggggaaaaaaactattacTGTTCTGGCAAAACTAGAATTTGGATCAGGATGTCAATTCTGTGAAAAAATGGACCCCCAAAGCCTTAAATTCAAGACCCCCGCCACCGAAAACCAAAGTTGACTCTTGGTGAACCCTGGCGGCCCCAAGAAGCGTCGCAAAATCTGCAGCAAGCACTCTCAAATGAAGTTTTTTGTGTAAATGCCGCCGCTCTCCAATGCTTCTCGTTCCAGTCTTGTGTTAGCTAGCGTCGGGTGGAAAGCCGTTGCCGtagattttgatttttaaatcacgtttggctttttttctgtctttctcgctgTGTCTCGCGCTGTTTCCTCTTGAGCTTTTTggattatattttgtttttttgcccttttttttcgAATGAGTGGATTTTTGGGGGCACTGTAGGTTGCgcttcccaaaaaaatgcaccgTTAACCCGTTGGGAAAAAGATGTTAAGCAAATGACGCTGTTCGATGGTGTTTATTTTGAacttgttggctgccattgacggcgatagacgttcaattggcccccgggccttaGTTTGGGGCCCCTCACTCATGGCCTTGTTTTCCATTCTGCCTCCATCTAACGTTGACTTTGTGTATTGCAGCTTTATGGAACCGGATCATGTGGTGGCCAAATGTGTTGATTCTAACCagcattatgtattttttttaatttatccttTACATTCTTTGTTAATGGAGTGAAATATAGCCCGTGTAATATTGATGCCAATGTACGCCCTCCCGCGCCAATCATCTAATTTCATTTCACATGGCCAAATGCTTTTGGACTTGATCCCTTATCTCTTTCTTTGTACatgatttctatttatttaatgcAGAGTTCTAATGAAGCACGGAAAGGCAAAAtcacaagctttttttttccccagcagtATCATGGTTTATTCAGaggattgtctttttttttcttttgggaagaaataaattcatttatttccatGACTAGCCGGGAGCGTCTGGTGGTTTTTCGTGACCACTTTTTGTCCGTCCGTGACTTCCAGGCAAGCGGACTCGAGGCGACAGCTGAAGGAATGTCCCACCCCGCCCACTGGCCCGATGATAAACCTGGACAGCTGGATTGGGTGGGGGGTGGACTTCTATTTCTGTCTTTCTCCCAGCTTGGAAGAAGGCGCTTGGTAGGGAGACCCTCTTTTGGCCCGCCGCCTCGCTCGTGGCTAGTGCCGAAGGTTCTGGAGATTCCGGCGCCGACATGGTTCTGCTGTGCTACAACAAAGGTTGTGGGCAGACGTTCGACGCGGACGACAACGAGGACGGTGAGTGTACATTTGTTCCGTGGAGCGTTGGCCTCACGCCGCGCTTTTGTCTTTTGCCTCAAGGTTCCTGCCTCTTCCATCCCGGGAACCCCATCTTCCACGATGCCCTGAAGGTAAAAGTCGGTGGAACGGTGACCATAAACACGCGTAAACAACGCCCAAAATGCCCGAAACTTCTTGGCTTCTCCGTCAGGGTTGGTCGTGTTGCCGCAAGAGGACCACGGACTTTTCGGAATTTCTCTCCATCCAGGTGAATGCTCTACAAGGGTGGGTattttgcaggttttttttaaagaccgtcCCCTTCCAGGGCTGCACCCGTGGGCGCCACAATGGCGAGAAATCGTGCCAACCTCTGCTGCCGGGGGTGTCTTCCGAGAAAGCCGACGGCCAAAAGAGCCCCTCCGACGTCATCTATCGGGGACCCAAGTCTTCCGAGAAGATGCGCAAAGAAAGACCGAGGCGAGTGGGGCCCCTTGAATGGATTTGTCTTGGCGAGTGGCTCTTTTGACGCGGAAATGTGTGGCGCGTACCCAGCTCCGACGAACCCAAGACCAAATTGCCCTTCAAGGTGGCGGCGTCGCTGATGAAGGAACTGGAGAAACTGAACGTGAGGGAGAGGGCCGAAACGGAGAAGAAAGGTAAGATGTTGCCGACGCCTGTCGTCGGGAGTTTTTGGTTTCTTCTACTTGGCTGCTTCCGAAAGCCGACCCGACGAGCGCTCGCGCAAGACTGACCTTGACGTTGGCGTTTTTGCCAGAGAGCCAAGCTGTGGTCCAAGGCACGCGATGCAAGAATTCCGGCTGTAAAACGGTGAGTCGCAGTCGCAGTTGGAGTTCATCTCCGGCACTAAAAGTGCGCTGGATGACGCCCTCAGGTCTACATGGGTCTGGCAACGGAGTCGCAGATCTGCACGCACCACCCCGGCGGCCCGGTCTTCCACGAGGGGTAAGCCTGCTGTGCACGGAAAGTCCTGGCCCCTCGCCCTGCTAGCCGTTGCGCGTCTCCCCAGCTACAAGTACTGGAGCTGCTGCTGCATCAGGACCGCCGACTTCAACGCCTTCCTAGACCAGAAAGGCTGCACTGCTGGGAAACACCGCTGGATCCCCAAGCAGGTAGGACCCGTCCCCCGGAGAATCTCTTGCCCTCCGCCTAAACGCTTGGCTCGGGTCCAACGGGGACAGGATAAGAAAACGGTGGCGTGCCGACACGACTGGCACCAGACGCCCGACGGCGTGGTGGTGACCATCTACGCCAAGAACGCCGACCCCGAGTTGAGCTGCGTGGAGGCCAACGGGGCCGTGGTGACCTGTCACGTCCAGTTCGAGAGCGACAAGATTTTCAAGAGGGACTTCCATCTTTGGGGGGTGCGCCAGATCCGGCCGGCAAACACCACCCGCTTTCGTAATCTCGCCGTTTCTGACGTCGAGCGCGTCTTCCCCCCCGTTCCTCTCAGGCGGTCCACGTCCAAGGGAGCGTCGTCAACGTGGTCCAGTCCAAAGTGGAGATCGCCCTGCGCAAAGCTGACCGGGTGACCTGGGGTAAGCTGGAGGACCCGGACCGCAAGTCCGAGCCCGAGTCCGCCGAGGCCGAGGACGACCCGGAGTGGCGATGTCCCGACTGGGACGACGACGACATTAGCGACTCGGACGAAGAGTGGGCCGGCGacggggcggcggcggcccccGTGAAGGAGACCAGGGCCGAGGTGGAGCCGGAAGACGTCCACGACGTGAAGAGGAAGGCTGTGGAGCAGGAGGTGAGAGAGGCCGTGGAGGTCAAGCAGCGAGCTGAGGAGGAGAGGGCGGAGCTGAGGAGACAACAGGAAGAAGAGGATGGGGATGAAGAAATGCCAGAGCTGGAgtgatgggggggaaaaagcgaCAACCGAGGAGCGTTTTTTCTGTGTTGAAAAACGCAtacaaacgaaaaaaaaataaacatctcaTTTGAAAGGTGTAATTGATATAATTATCAAAAATTAACAATCCGTGCGTGTTGAAAGCGCGTTGTGTTGACGTCATCAAAAGGCAGCCGGAAGGCGAAAACTAGACCGGAAGAGAGAAGGATGATTTAAATTGTTTGgcgtgctttttgctttgtcaatgttacgagcgcgttgggAAAGCACAAATTACAAAGACATTTAATTTTAATACTTTGGatgctttttattgtatttaaacaTTGCACTAAGGTATAAATGTCCAACTGCTTGTGTAGTGCTCTCGTCAGCTACGTTACAGTGCTTCAGTCTAGTGGCAATTACGTTGAATTGCGTTCAGTGATCAATTTGCATTCAACCACTTGCTTCAATCTAAAGTCGTgatattcttttatttacagaaatatatgtaaaaaatgtgtgtgtagtAGTTTTGAGTCATTGCATGTAGCAATCATACAGATATACagctttttttcaatgcaatgtTGTATTATGAACGAGGTATGTAGTTACATCTTAAAATACCGCCGTCTTGTGGACGATTGCACCATGTAATGAAATTAGCATCCAAATGTTTTTTACAATATAAAGAGCTGTTGTCCTTAGTCGAGTAATGACTTATTcatttgaaggggaaaaaacatcgttattaattatttttttgtttgaaggtaaaaagccttactatatatacagggtcgaatttaattttatcttaatctgtttgtttttgtccgaGTAAACCGTGCACATTAATGATTGCTGACAGGTGCGTGTGCTGTGACGTCATTAAATAGCGCAGGTACGTCATATGAACCGGAAAAGGGAGAGAAGGTTTAAATTGTTTGGCGTGCTCATTTGGCTTGTCAATGTCACGAGCATTGTTTGACCAACAATTTCATCTGATTAGTTGCTTTTCGGCGTCTCAAGTCCACAAGTCAGGAGTTTTTCTTTGAATACGTGAACTgactttaaattgtttttcagACTTTGTTTGGGTGGCTTCGTATCGTCCACTAAAGTCATTGGGAAGGTAAGAAATGCCATCTTTTTCTAATGCATGTTTCTTGAAATGTCTACTTGGACTCTaaactttgtttattttattctttatttagtttgtttttcgCGTGTTTCTAGGCAAATTGGTTTGGCGCAGGTGTGTGTTTCTGCCCACCGCATCTCGTTTGCTTGTCCCTGACGGAAGACTTTGACGAGGCCATGCTGAAGAAGTTATCAAGTTAAGTGAAATGCTTCCATTGTAGGTGTAGTATGCCTTAAAAGTATTCAAATCATCGACCGCAACGGATGAAGAGATGAAGACGAATGACTGATCTCTGACAGAGACGTACAACAATTGGGCTATCCGTCAACGGTGGTCTATGTCCTACTCGCGTCGACCGGGAGGTTGCTAGCCTAAATTCAGAGTCGACGGGACTAGGACGTGGAGGGCTGTACGCGGTCACCCCAATTGTTGGAGTCCTCTGTCGGGAACTGTCCATTCGTCTTCTTCCCCTCGTTTGTTGCAGTCAATGGTGGTGGACAATTGGAATACTTTGATGGCATTGTTGCGAAAcctacataaaaataataaaggcaATTTGAATATGAGTGGACTCGTAGCTTAacgaatgtttttttccaggacAAGAATTGTGAAGATTGCGAGGCAGTGACGAGAAGAGTTCCTGGAAAATAGTTTAACACGCAGTGGTTTGTAGCCGACGCAATGTTAATCAGCACTTTTGTTTAACTCTCCTGCATCTGTGTCAGTGTTTCAGAAAAATGGAGTGGCATGTGGACTTGAAGAACATTCATGGACAGTGGTGGCTTCCTCACTAAGCTGGTTCAGCACGGACGACCATGATGAGACCCAGAGAAGAAGTTATCAAGTTAAGTGAAATGCTTCCATTGTAGTTGTAACATGCCCTAAAAGTATTCCaatcattcattgccattgactgcaACAGATGAAGggaagaagatgaatgaacgatCTCTGACAGAGACGTACAACAATTGGGCTAGCCGTCAACGGTGGTCTATGTCCGACTCGCGTCGACCGGGAGGTTGCTAGCCTAAATTCAGAGTCGACGGGGCTTGGACGTGGAGCGCTGAATGCGGCGACCCCAATTGTTGGAGCACTCTGTCGGGAACTGTCCATTCGTCTTCTTCCCCTCGTTTGTTACAGTCAACGGCGGTGGACGATTGGAATACTCTGATGGCAATTGTTGTGATATCTACTTTAAACATGACttggggaaaaataaagaattttgtttttcaggACAGAAATTGTGACGATTGCGAGACAGCGACGAGAAGAGTTCCTGGGGAAATAGTTTAGCATGCAGTGGTTTGTAGCCGACGCCATGTTTGATGCAGTTTTTGTTTAGTGCATTTGTCAGTGTTTCAGAAAAATGGAGTGGCGTGGCGTGGTGTTTGGACTCAAAGGACATTCATGGACAGTGGTGGCTTGTGAGCAAAAAGCGAATGAGTTGGCTGAAATGGCATCAAAACTGGAAGTTCTGTTTGCCAATTGGGTAAGAGACGCCCGAAATGTGCATGCAAACATCTTGCTCCCTCACTTAGCTTGTCCCTGACGCCAGACTTTGACGAGGCCATGCTGAAGACGTTATCAAGATAAGTGAAATGCTTGCATTATAGTTGTAGCATGCTTTTTAAGTCTTCAAATCATCTGTTGCTATTGACTGTAATAGACGAATGAATGATCTTTGATAAAGCTGTTCGACAATTGAGCTTGCCATTGAGAGTTTTCCGCGTGTGATCTGTGTCCATCCTGAATTTTGGCTAGCAACCTCCCGGTGGACACTGGTCGGATGTGGAGCATTGGCAATGGCTTGCACTATTGTTGGATGCCTCTgagatcattcatttatttttgtcttttatggaTAAATGGCAATGGATGATTAGAATATTTTCATGGCATTGTTATGAAATATACATATGACTGCAAAAAATAAAGACTATTTGACTGAGTGGACTCATGGCTAAGTGTATTTCCCCCCCCCAGGACAAGAATTGGAAATGTGAGTAAAGCGAAAAGAGGACATATTTGTGGACAGGGTAAGTGTCAACCTAAACCAGAAGATTGTCTGTGGCAATTGCAACTCTTTAATGCCGATGTTTGTCTTGCTTCCTCACTTAGTCATGATCTGTTTTTCGTGGAGGAACTGTGATCTCCAGATCAGATGTCATCAAATTAAGTACAATGGTTCTACTTTTACTAAAACACGGATTATCTAGTAGCTGAACAGTGTGAAAGTATTCAAATCATCTGTTGTCATTGACTGGAACAGATGAGGGGAAGAAGATGAATTGATGATTTCTGATAGGGCTGTCTAACAATTGCGATCATCATCGAGGGTGTTTCATGTCTGACTTGAGTCCATTCTGGATTTCGGCTAGCAACCTCCCGGTGAACACGGGTTGGATGTGGAGTGTTGTCGATGGTGTGCACTATTGTTGGATGCCCCTATTgtaaattttaaatttatttttcttgccCTTTGTGTGTAATGGGTGATGGATGATATGAATACAAGTGGACTCGTGGCTAAATCTCAGCTGTTTTTCCAGGACAAGACTTGAGAAAATTGTGAGGAGTGAGTTATTCTTTTGGACAGCCTTGATGGTCCCCAGATGAGATGTGGTCAAGTTAAGTACAATTCCTACAATCTTATTTATTAACACATGCACCTTTTGTAGCTGAACATGCTGTGAAAGTATTTAAATCATCTGTTGCCATTGACTGGAACAGACAAGGTGAAGATGATAAATCAATGAACCTTGATAGGGCTGTCCAACAATTGGGCTTGTCATTGAGGGCGTTCCATGTCTGACTTGCGTCCATTCTGAAATTTGGCTAGCAACCTCCCGGTGGACGCCGGTCAGATGTGGCGTGTCGGCGATGGCGTGAACTATTGTTGGATGACTCTGTTGAgaatcattcatttgttttcttaccCTGGTCTTTTATGGccaatggcaatgaaagatTGAAATATTATCATGGTGTTGTTATGAAATGTACTTGTACATGTctgcaaaaaataaagacatttttaatatgCTAAATGAAGGctacctttttcttttttcccaggACAAGAATTGTGAATGTTGTGATGACACGATGAGAAGAGTTCCTGGGGAAATAGTTTAGCATGCAGTGGTTTGTAGCTGATGCCATGTTTGACTGCATATTTGTTTAACTCCCCTGCATTTGTGTCAGTGTTTCTGAATGTGCATGCAGACATCTTGCTTCCTCACTTGTCCCTGACGCAAGATTTTGACGAGGCCATGCTGAAGAAGTTATCAAGTTAAGTGAAATGCTTGCATTATAGTTGTAGCATGCCTTTTAAGTCTTCAAAATCGtctgttgccattgacagtaacaGACGAATGAATAATCTCGGATAGAGCTGTTTGACAATTGGGCTTGCCACGGCGGGTGTTCCGGATCTGATCTCCATCCATTCTGATTTTTGGCTAGCAACCTCCCGGTGGACATGAGTCGGATGTGGTGTGTCATCGATGGTGTGCACTATTGTTGGATACCTCTGTTGAAAAtcaaacatttgttttcttacCATTGTGTTTTATGGCCAATGGCAATGCATGATTGAAATATTTACATGGTGTTACAAAATAAACTTGTAcatgactgcaaaaaaataaagacattttgaataataataGATAAATGGTTAAATGCAGgctactatttttctttttccccaggACAAGAATTGTGAAAATTTTGATGGCACGATGAGAAGAGTTCCTGGTAAATAATTAACTACGCAGCA is drawn from Stigmatopora argus isolate UIUO_Sarg chromosome 20, RoL_Sarg_1.0, whole genome shotgun sequence and contains these coding sequences:
- the LOC144066193 gene encoding phosphatidylinositol-binding clathrin assembly protein isoform X2, whose product is MSGQSITDRIAAAQHSMTGSAISKAVCKATTHEVSGPKKKHLDYLIHCTNEMNVNIPQLADTLFERTANSSWVVVFKALITTHHIMMYGNERFTQYLASRNTLFNLTNFLDKGALQGYDMSTFIRRYSRYLNEKAVSYRLVAVDFTKMKRGTDGVMRTMNAEKLIKTLPIVQEQLDALLDFQANPNELTNGVINSAFMLLFKDSIRLFAAYNEGVINLLEKYFDMKKSQCKDALDIYKKFLYRMTKLSEFLKVAEEVGIDQGDIPDLSQAPSSLLEALEQHLASLEGKKTKELNADARASTLSSAVSCLAFADVSFARMDEKEKRLALEEEQARLQALKDQRLKEMGAKPMASAIPGDPCVGAPTPELFGSSLSANSDLFDLQPAFVPAVSSADSAWAGPERRPWEQKVPAMTVDFDAAFGNKGAPANNGTQPAAGFDTLLKPTVPIHAAAHALPPQMVFQSGGKLLANDLDSSLANLVGNLQFGGILSKKPEMQWNQQGEKKLTGGHNWQNKTMSTTQWGPAPVVPAPVAVAMPVPHVAPAPLAFPMTTPPQVPVYGMVPPQVAVMAPQPMMYNQPVLRATNPFAAAVPGAQMQFM
- the LOC144066193 gene encoding phosphatidylinositol-binding clathrin assembly protein isoform X1, whose amino-acid sequence is MSGQSITDRIAAAQHSMTGSAISKAVCKATTHEVSGPKKKHLDYLIHCTNEMNVNIPQLADTLFERTANSSWVVVFKALITTHHIMMYGNERFTQYLASRNTLFNLTNFLDKGALQGYDMSTFIRRYSRYLNEKAVSYRLVAVDFTKMKRGTDGVMRTMNAEKLIKTLPIVQEQLDALLDFQANPNELTNGVINSAFMLLFKDSIRLFAAYNEGVINLLEKYFDMKKSQCKDALDIYKKFLYRMTKLSEFLKVAEEVGIDQGDIPDLSQAPSSLLEALEQHLASLEGKKTKELNADARASTLSSAVSCLAFADVSFARMDEKEKRLALEEEQARLQALKDQRLKEMGAKPMASAIPGDPCVGAPTPELFGSSLSANSDLFDLQPAFVPAVSSADSAWAGPERRPWEQKVPAMTVDFDAAFGNKGAPANNGTQPAAGFDTLLKPTVPIHAAAHALPPQMVFQSGGKLLANDLDSSLANLVGNLQFGGILSKKPEMQWNQQGEKKLTGGHNWQNKTMSTTQWGPAPVVPAPVAVAMPVPHVNGMFYASYAPAPLAFPMTTPPQVPVYGMVPPQVAVMAPQPMMYNQPVLRATNPFAAAVPGAQMQFM
- the LOC144066193 gene encoding phosphatidylinositol-binding clathrin assembly protein isoform X3: MSGQSITDRIAAAQHSMTGSAISKAVCKATTHEVSGPKKKHLDYLIHCTNEMNVNIPQLADTLFERTANSSWVVVFKALITTHHIMMYGNERFTQYLASRNTLFNLTNFLDKGALQGYDMSTFIRRYSRYLNEKAVSYRLVAVDFTKMKRGTDGVMRTMNAEKLIKTLPIVQEQLDALLDFQANPNELTNGVINSAFMLLFKDSIRLFAAYNEGVINLLEKYFDMKKSQCKDALDIYKKFLYRMTKLSEFLKVAEEVGIDQGDIPDLSQAPSSLLEALEQHLASLEGKKTKELNADARASTLSSAVSCLAFADVSFARMDEKEKRLALEEEQARLQALKDQRLKEMGAKPMASAIPGDPCVGAPTPELFGSSLSANSDLFDLQPAFVPAVSSADSAWAGFDTLLKPTVPIHAAAHALPPQMVFQSGGKLLANDLDSSLANLVGNLQFGGILSKKPEMQWNQQGEKKLTGGHNWQNKTMSTTQWGPAPVVPAPVAVAMPVPHVNGMFYASYAPAPLAFPMTTPPQVPVYGMVPPQVAVMAPQPMMYNQPVLRATNPFAAAVPGAQMQFM